The Kordia sp. SMS9 genome window below encodes:
- a CDS encoding WbqC family protein, with translation MSSLVHPTYFPSIAHYVVFAKAETLVYEMEDNFQKQTYRNRTYIYGANGKLMLNVPVRHSKKDKNQKYKDIQIANETAWQRLHWRSLESAYRTSPYFEYYEDELQPLFEKRYTYLMDLNFDTIQMINDCLQLDIETSQTKEYQSIVTADLQDFRKLVNVKKEPDYGFDTYTQVFDSKFGFLSNVSILDLLFNEGTNALTYLEQQTIL, from the coding sequence TTGAGTAGCCTAGTCCATCCTACATATTTTCCAAGCATTGCGCATTACGTAGTATTTGCCAAGGCAGAAACATTGGTGTATGAAATGGAAGATAATTTCCAGAAGCAAACCTATCGCAATCGTACCTATATTTATGGTGCGAATGGAAAGTTAATGTTGAATGTGCCCGTACGTCATTCCAAAAAAGATAAAAACCAAAAATATAAAGACATTCAAATTGCCAACGAAACTGCTTGGCAACGTTTGCATTGGAGATCACTAGAAAGTGCGTACAGAACGTCACCGTATTTTGAATATTACGAAGATGAATTGCAACCGTTGTTTGAAAAACGATACACATATTTGATGGATTTAAATTTTGATACAATTCAAATGATCAACGATTGTTTGCAATTGGATATTGAAACTTCGCAGACAAAGGAATATCAATCCATTGTAACAGCAGATTTGCAAGATTTTCGAAAGTTAGTAAATGTCAAAAAGGAACCTGATTACGGTTTTGATACATACACACAAGTCTTTGATTCTAAATTTGGTTTTCTTTCCAATGTAAGCATCTTAGATTTACTTTTCAACGAAGGCACCAATGCGCTTACGTATTTGGAACAACAAACTATCCTGTAA
- a CDS encoding DUF6122 family protein, which translates to MLRFCVHYGLHFIFPLLIALYFYPKKWKTVYLIFLAAMLIDFDHLLATPIFDPNRCSINFHPLHSYYAMAVYAGMLLFQKTRILGIGLLFHILADSADCWMMSMKF; encoded by the coding sequence ATGTTGCGGTTTTGTGTGCATTACGGATTGCATTTTATCTTTCCGCTTTTGATTGCTTTGTATTTCTATCCGAAAAAGTGGAAAACAGTCTACCTTATATTTTTAGCCGCTATGCTGATTGATTTTGATCACTTACTAGCCACGCCAATTTTTGATCCGAATCGTTGCAGCATCAACTTTCATCCGTTGCACAGTTATTATGCAATGGCTGTCTACGCAGGAATGCTGCTCTTTCAAAAAACACGAATCCTCGGAATAGGTTTGTTATTTCATATTCTAGCAGATAGCGCAGATTGTTGGATGATGTCGATGAAATTTTGA